A genomic stretch from Bradyrhizobium sp. 195 includes:
- a CDS encoding transporter substrate-binding domain-containing protein gives MIVRRAVRILAAVAVALLANLSAHAQQAPSRLDEIVKRGTLRVGMTGDYKPFTYLDKATQQFSGFDVDMAEALGKALGVKVEFVPTAWPKLMKDFEADQFDIAMGGVSVTLDRQKKGFFSTPIMREGKTPITRCADVGKYQTLPDIDKKGTRVIVNPGGTNERFARANVKDAEITVFPDNTVIFDEIAKGNADLMMTDASETRYQQKQHAGVLCAVHPEKPFDFSEKAYWLQRDVALKAFVDQWLHISMEDGSYKKIYAAWFD, from the coding sequence ATGATCGTTCGAAGGGCTGTTCGAATCCTGGCGGCTGTGGCCGTGGCGTTGCTGGCAAACCTTTCGGCCCATGCGCAGCAGGCGCCCTCGCGCCTCGACGAGATCGTCAAGCGCGGCACTCTGCGCGTCGGCATGACTGGCGACTACAAGCCCTTCACCTACCTGGACAAGGCGACGCAGCAGTTCAGCGGCTTCGACGTCGACATGGCGGAAGCGCTCGGCAAGGCGCTCGGGGTCAAGGTCGAGTTCGTGCCGACGGCCTGGCCGAAGCTGATGAAGGATTTCGAGGCCGACCAGTTCGACATCGCCATGGGCGGCGTCTCGGTCACGCTCGACCGGCAGAAAAAGGGCTTCTTCTCGACACCGATCATGCGCGAGGGCAAGACGCCGATCACGCGCTGCGCCGACGTCGGCAAGTACCAGACGCTTCCGGACATCGACAAGAAGGGCACCCGCGTGATCGTCAATCCCGGCGGCACCAACGAGCGTTTCGCACGCGCCAATGTCAAGGACGCCGAGATCACCGTCTTCCCCGACAACACCGTGATCTTCGACGAGATCGCCAAGGGCAACGCCGATCTGATGATGACGGACGCCTCCGAGACGCGCTACCAGCAGAAGCAGCACGCTGGCGTGCTCTGCGCGGTGCATCCCGAAAAACCGTTCGACTTCTCCGAGAAGGCCTACTGGCTCCAGCGCGACGTGGCGCTGAAGGCTTTCGTCGACCAATGGCTGCACATTTCCATGGAAGACGGCAGCTACAAGAAGATCTACGCCGCCTGGTTCGACTGA